The following coding sequences lie in one Bacillota bacterium genomic window:
- the atpH gene encoding ATP synthase F1 subunit delta produces the protein MALEAVARRYAEALFVLARERNQVGGVREELERLAARAGGDPRWRWVLESPVLPGSARESALDQLLGEEASPLVRRFLHVVVRKGRGSLLPAMAREYGRMADEAEGIREAEVTTAMALDEASREVLLRRLESWAGERVRLRERVDPAILGGLIVRVGDRRMDGSVRTRLEAMRRHLAGAEAVSGAVSGAASGGADERGVSGR, from the coding sequence ATGGCGCTTGAGGCGGTCGCGCGCCGTTACGCCGAGGCGCTCTTCGTGTTGGCACGGGAGCGGAACCAGGTGGGCGGCGTGCGGGAGGAGCTGGAGCGGCTGGCGGCCCGGGCGGGCGGGGATCCGCGCTGGCGCTGGGTGCTGGAAAGCCCCGTCCTGCCCGGGTCGGCGCGCGAGAGCGCGCTGGACCAGCTCCTGGGGGAGGAGGCGTCGCCGCTGGTGCGGCGCTTCCTGCACGTGGTCGTCCGCAAGGGTCGCGGCAGCCTCCTGCCGGCCATGGCGCGGGAGTATGGCCGGATGGCGGACGAGGCGGAGGGCATCCGCGAGGCCGAGGTGACCACGGCCATGGCGCTGGACGAGGCGAGCCGCGAGGTGCTGCTCCGCCGCCTGGAGAGCTGGGCCGGCGAGCGGGTACGGCTCCGCGAGCGCGTCGACCCGGCCATCCTGGGCGGGCTGATCGTGCGCGTCGGCGACCGCCGCATGGACGGCTCGGTGCGGACGCGACTCGAGGCGATGCGCCGGCACCTGGCTGGCGCGGAGGCGGTCTCGGGCGCGGTTTCGGGCGCGGCGAGCGGTGGGGCGGACGAAAGGGGAGTGAGCGGCCGGTGA